The Acidithiobacillus caldus ATCC 51756 genome has a segment encoding these proteins:
- the folD gene encoding bifunctional methylenetetrahydrofolate dehydrogenase/methenyltetrahydrofolate cyclohydrolase FolD → MTANILDGKSLARSIINDLSRRVSQLTFHKLTPALAVILIGDDPASALYVKNKANACDQCGIKNIIYRYNNNVSQQQIINDIYMLNDDPTIHGILVQLPLPKHIDIPHIIESISPRKDVDGFHPYNVGRLAVGSPTHLLPCTPKGVINLLKYNHISLSGANVVVIGASNIVGKPLSNMLINEGATVSICHKLTTNLSDHTRNADILISATGHAGLICSEMVKRAAVVVDVGISRNADGRIIGDVDYENVRKIASWITPVPGGVGPMTIAMLLENTVCAAERLLNISSA, encoded by the coding sequence ATGACCGCAAACATACTTGATGGAAAGTCTCTAGCCAGATCAATCATCAACGATCTGAGTAGACGTGTCTCTCAACTTACTTTTCATAAGCTCACACCGGCTCTCGCCGTCATACTTATTGGAGATGATCCAGCATCGGCATTATATGTTAAAAACAAGGCAAACGCCTGCGACCAATGCGGAATAAAGAACATTATCTACCGCTATAATAACAACGTTTCACAACAACAAATCATAAATGATATATACATGTTAAATGATGACCCAACTATTCACGGTATTCTAGTTCAGCTACCACTTCCTAAACATATAGATATACCGCATATAATCGAATCTATATCGCCACGAAAGGACGTTGATGGTTTTCATCCATATAATGTTGGGAGATTGGCCGTTGGATCACCAACGCACCTCTTGCCATGCACCCCAAAGGGCGTAATCAACTTACTTAAATATAATCATATATCTCTATCTGGAGCAAACGTAGTTGTTATAGGAGCGAGCAATATTGTTGGTAAGCCATTATCTAACATGCTTATAAATGAGGGCGCAACCGTCAGTATATGTCACAAACTGACAACCAATCTGAGTGATCACACCAGAAATGCTGACATATTGATTTCAGCCACTGGACATGCCGGACTAATCTGCAGCGAAATGGTAAAGCGAGCGGCCGTTGTTGTTGACGTGGGCATATCGAGAAATGCCGATGGCAGAATCATTGGTGATGTCGATTACGAAAACGTGCGCAAAATAGCATCATGGATAACCCCCGTACCAGGCGGTGTTGGCCCAATGACTATTGCCATGCTTCTTGAAAACACTGTTTGTGCCGCAGAACGGCTCCTCAACATTTCGAGTGCGTAA
- a CDS encoding ISL3 family transposase: MDQVNQLFTKALGLVLSWAVDDVRFTVEEKRLDLHGNVPKGSHLPCPVCGQDCQVLDTQENFWSQLDFFQRVADLRVRVPPFQCQEQGVHLAPLPWAREGSGFRLFFEAQVMATVREMPVLTVVHSVRETDHQRLWRVHDHFVSKARAAVDLSEVHAIDVVKTSRRRSHDYIALFVDLEAKRLLFNTPGKDVRNLTTFAEDPQTHGRRAKAIAEVSMDLSLVYEKGAAANLPNAQITLDRFHIRILIYDAVDTERKVVECLLPAEPGKNPLAVAQEPGKVLGQATRQVPGAPKKIEPQVSSGLSVLPDFPGNLQIKNHHQDETLLKTWMENIKTSGLPPLIKVAYTMMNHWDVHRDGTRARLPMASGGSTSTATPNPSKPKHVITAPT; encoded by the coding sequence ATGGATCAAGTAAATCAGCTGTTCACTAAGGCACTGGGATTGGTTCTATCGTGGGCGGTGGACGACGTGCGGTTTACCGTAGAAGAGAAACGGCTGGACCTGCACGGCAACGTCCCCAAGGGGAGTCACTTGCCATGCCCGGTCTGCGGTCAGGATTGCCAGGTACTCGACACCCAGGAGAATTTCTGGAGCCAATTGGATTTCTTTCAGCGTGTGGCGGATCTCCGCGTCCGCGTACCTCCGTTCCAGTGCCAAGAACAGGGAGTGCATTTGGCGCCTCTTCCTTGGGCGCGGGAAGGCTCGGGGTTCAGGTTATTCTTCGAGGCTCAGGTGATGGCTACGGTCCGAGAGATGCCTGTGCTGACAGTCGTCCACTCGGTCCGTGAGACGGATCATCAGCGGCTCTGGCGTGTGCACGATCATTTCGTTTCCAAAGCCCGCGCGGCCGTGGACCTGTCCGAGGTACACGCTATCGATGTCGTCAAAACCAGCAGGCGACGGAGCCATGATTACATTGCCCTGTTCGTGGACCTGGAGGCCAAACGCCTACTCTTTAATACGCCGGGCAAGGATGTCAGGAATCTCACGACATTCGCCGAAGATCCGCAGACCCATGGCCGCAGGGCCAAGGCCATTGCAGAAGTCAGCATGGACCTCTCACTAGTCTACGAAAAAGGAGCTGCAGCAAACCTGCCGAACGCCCAGATCACCTTAGATCGCTTCCACATCAGGATACTTATCTATGACGCCGTGGATACCGAGCGCAAGGTGGTGGAATGTCTACTTCCGGCCGAACCTGGAAAAAATCCGTTGGCTGTGGCTCAAGAGCCCGGAAAAGTTCTCGGCCAAGCAACGCGCCAGGTTCCAGGAGCTCCGAAAAAAATAGAACCTCAAGTCAGCTCAGGCTTATCAGTACTACCTGACTTTCCAGGGAATCTTCAAATCAAAAACCACCATCAAGACGAAACCCTGTTGAAGACGTGGATGGAAAACATCAAAACCAGCGGATTACCGCCCCTGATCAAGGTTGCTTACACCATGATGAATCATTGGGACGTGCACCGCGATGGTACGAGAGCCAGATTGCCAATGGCATCCGGGGGCAGCACGTCAACAGCCACCCCCAATCCGTCAAAACCAAAGCACGTGATTACTGCGCCCACATGA
- a CDS encoding bifunctional protein-serine/threonine kinase/phosphatase, producing MKKPYRDTFEINYIKNQSYCRVAHYSISASQNKTNQDYIAYADGGASLRQTRGNIWVLADGMSGGKAGRVAAELFVRQLIDGYTHLSPTISIASALGRAVDAANRSIHWLSRNDPNLAGMATVFCAIVMRGWEFYACYAGDVHCYRWRNRNITLLTVDHTIKAMIGNIVYRAAGMNDVLNTDFHKLDIEQDDIIILMSDGCYRYLKEREIREIMISASSLADAAEKMANSAIVNGSQDDVTIGLLEVLWLPSKTMSIFEHEFFSIPIGRPPNIGANIDGYHILEHIYDGYQSVLFRSFDEKSNTEKVLKFPKRQLNDDDAIRRTFATEDWVSSIVSSPWLVRTAHDGRCRSQVYTVMLSYKGQNLSMIIRSKTLTVREGLEIMKQLAKAVYALHKLNIIHRDIKPDNVFITDRGDVLLLFALVPGTIDQKSNLMLGTLAYMAPEIIAGAPGDSRSDVYSLGVTFYYMFSRWKPPIDAEGYRSLRRYRPDIPDWLDRVIKKMVSANPRDRYSDTLEVLYDIESQVEMFGLEGVQKKSKLIIREVVLLRVVVLLLIIIIFGSSTF from the coding sequence ATGAAAAAACCATATAGAGATACTTTTGAAATAAATTACATTAAAAACCAGAGCTACTGTCGTGTTGCTCATTATTCCATATCAGCGAGTCAAAATAAAACCAATCAAGATTATATAGCTTATGCTGACGGAGGAGCCAGCCTGCGACAAACCCGCGGCAATATTTGGGTGCTGGCCGATGGTATGAGTGGTGGAAAAGCTGGAAGAGTAGCAGCAGAGTTGTTCGTCCGTCAACTAATTGATGGGTACACTCACCTTTCCCCAACCATATCAATTGCGAGCGCCCTAGGACGAGCAGTTGATGCTGCGAACAGATCAATACATTGGTTATCACGCAACGATCCCAATCTTGCTGGAATGGCAACAGTCTTTTGTGCGATAGTAATGCGCGGATGGGAATTTTATGCGTGTTATGCGGGGGATGTTCACTGCTACCGATGGCGCAACAGAAATATTACTCTACTAACTGTTGATCATACTATTAAAGCTATGATTGGCAATATTGTATACCGAGCGGCGGGCATGAATGATGTCTTGAATACTGATTTTCACAAGTTAGATATAGAACAAGATGACATTATTATACTAATGTCTGACGGCTGCTATCGTTATCTTAAAGAACGAGAAATTAGAGAAATCATGATTTCAGCCAGTTCACTTGCAGATGCTGCAGAGAAAATGGCCAATTCCGCAATTGTTAACGGATCTCAGGACGATGTCACGATTGGCTTATTAGAGGTACTTTGGCTCCCATCAAAAACGATGAGCATTTTTGAGCACGAGTTTTTTTCAATACCGATAGGGAGACCGCCAAACATTGGCGCCAATATTGATGGTTATCATATCTTGGAGCACATATATGATGGGTATCAGAGCGTATTATTTCGGTCATTTGATGAAAAGAGCAATACTGAGAAGGTCTTAAAGTTTCCAAAGCGGCAATTAAATGATGATGATGCAATCCGGCGCACATTTGCCACTGAAGATTGGGTTTCATCGATTGTGTCTAGCCCGTGGTTGGTACGCACAGCACATGACGGACGCTGCCGCAGCCAAGTATATACTGTAATGTTATCATATAAAGGTCAAAATTTATCAATGATAATTAGATCGAAGACGCTGACCGTAAGGGAAGGACTAGAAATCATGAAGCAACTCGCAAAAGCTGTCTACGCTTTACATAAATTAAATATCATACATCGAGATATCAAGCCAGACAATGTCTTCATCACCGACCGTGGCGATGTGTTGCTGCTTTTTGCTCTCGTACCTGGCACAATAGACCAGAAATCAAATCTTATGCTAGGAACACTGGCATATATGGCACCAGAAATAATTGCCGGTGCGCCAGGAGATAGTCGTTCAGATGTGTATTCACTTGGTGTTACTTTCTATTATATGTTCTCTCGATGGAAGCCCCCGATCGACGCTGAAGGTTACAGATCGCTGCGCCGGTATCGTCCTGACATTCCAGACTGGCTTGATAGAGTTATAAAAAAAATGGTCTCAGCAAATCCTAGAGATCGATATTCGGATACACTTGAAGTTCTTTATGATATTGAAAGCCAAGTAGAAATGTTTGGTCTTGAAGGTGTTCAAAAAAAATCTAAGCTCATTATTAGAGAAGTAGTTTTGCTTAGAGTGGTTGTGTTGTTGCTTATTATTATAATTTTCGGCTCTTCGACATTTTGA
- a CDS encoding ISL3-like element ISAtc2 family transposase — MDQGNQLFTLALGLVPPWAVDAVRFTVEEKRLDLYVNFSRGSHFPCPVCGQDCPVHDTQEKVWRHLDFFQHAAYLHARVPRVQCPEHGVHLVPVPWAREGSGFTLLFEALVMAMVREMPVLTVSRLVRETDQRLWRVIDHYVSKAREAVDMSEVQAIGVDETNSRRGHDYISLFVDLAAKRLLFATPGKDAQTFEKFCEDLQAHGGNSEAIAEVSMDLSPAFQKGAAEHLPNAQVTFDRFHLMKLINEAVDVVRKGEVYSQPDLKKSRWLWLKNPGKLSAKQSAKLQELLKNQNLKTAQAYQFRLTFQEIFTIQNRHQGAVLLKAWMENAKASGLPPLVKVTYTLMNHWDGILRWFESQITNGILEGFNSLLQSAKAKARGYRTHKNFINMAYLILGKLDLRLPT; from the coding sequence ATGGACCAAGGGAATCAGCTGTTCACGCTGGCATTGGGCCTAGTTCCACCGTGGGCGGTGGACGCGGTTCGGTTTACGGTGGAGGAGAAGCGCCTGGACCTCTATGTGAACTTCTCAAGAGGTAGCCACTTCCCTTGTCCGGTCTGCGGTCAGGATTGTCCCGTCCATGACACGCAGGAGAAGGTCTGGCGCCACCTCGACTTCTTCCAGCATGCGGCCTACCTCCATGCTCGGGTGCCGCGGGTCCAGTGCCCGGAACACGGTGTGCATTTGGTGCCCGTCCCCTGGGCGCGGGAAGGCTCAGGATTCACACTGCTCTTCGAGGCTCTCGTCATGGCCATGGTCCGGGAGATGCCGGTGTTGACGGTTTCCCGATTGGTCCGGGAGACGGACCAGCGACTCTGGCGGGTGATCGACCATTATGTCTCCAAAGCCCGCGAGGCGGTGGACATGTCGGAGGTTCAGGCCATCGGTGTCGACGAAACCAACAGCCGGCGCGGCCACGACTACATCTCCCTGTTCGTGGACCTGGCGGCCAAGCGCTTACTCTTCGCCACCCCAGGCAAGGATGCTCAGACCTTTGAGAAGTTCTGCGAAGATCTGCAGGCCCATGGTGGTAACTCCGAGGCTATTGCGGAGGTGAGCATGGACCTCTCTCCAGCCTTCCAAAAAGGTGCCGCAGAACACCTACCCAACGCCCAGGTCACCTTCGATCGCTTTCACCTGATGAAGCTCATCAATGAGGCCGTGGACGTCGTGCGCAAGGGAGAGGTGTACTCCCAACCCGACCTAAAGAAGAGCCGCTGGCTTTGGCTCAAGAATCCAGGAAAGCTCTCGGCCAAGCAGAGCGCCAAGCTCCAGGAGCTCCTCAAGAACCAGAACCTCAAGACGGCCCAGGCCTACCAGTTCCGCCTGACCTTCCAAGAAATCTTCACGATCCAGAATCGCCACCAGGGCGCTGTGCTCCTCAAGGCCTGGATGGAAAACGCCAAGGCCAGCGGACTACCCCCTCTGGTCAAAGTCACCTACACCCTCATGAACCACTGGGATGGCATCCTCCGCTGGTTCGAGAGCCAGATCACCAACGGTATCTTGGAGGGCTTCAACAGCCTCCTGCAGTCTGCCAAGGCCAAGGCCCGTGGCTACCGCACCCACAAGAACTTCATCAATATGGCCTATCTCATCCTGGGTAAGCTCGATCTCCGGCTACCCACATGA
- a CDS encoding glycine zipper domain-containing protein, producing the protein MRTTIPFLLIGALALAGCANNPYASNATTADASGGALLGALAGAVIGNQTGAPLAGAAIGAGMGGLAGYAVGHGQETQNDVPPPGYYAPPPNNPVCPAGYTCVPDQR; encoded by the coding sequence ATGCGTACAACGATACCGTTTCTCTTGATTGGCGCGCTGGCATTGGCCGGTTGCGCGAACAATCCCTATGCGAGCAATGCCACCACGGCGGATGCCAGCGGCGGGGCACTGTTGGGAGCCCTCGCTGGGGCTGTGATCGGCAACCAGACGGGTGCGCCATTGGCCGGCGCCGCTATCGGTGCCGGTATGGGCGGTTTGGCGGGCTACGCCGTTGGGCATGGGCAGGAAACCCAAAATGACGTTCCACCACCCGGCTACTACGCGCCACCACCCAATAATCCGGTCTGTCCGGCAGGATACACCTGTGTCCCAGATCAGCGTTGA
- a CDS encoding tyrosine-type recombinase/integrase, producing the protein MGEHRAPLTRTWAYTTVSEAIRGAGIEKPAYGPHVLRHTFATRQLRAGIAPAIVKAWLGHEDLAITFRVYEHVIAAPAGVRPV; encoded by the coding sequence GTGAGCACCGAGCGCCGCTCACCCGGACCTGGGCCTACACGACCGTTTCGGAGGCTATCCGTGGTGCCGGCATCGAGAAACCGGCCTACGGCCCCCACGTCTTACGGCATACCTTCGCGACCCGTCAGCTGCGCGCCGGCATCGCGCCCGCCATCGTCAAGGCCTGGCTCGGCCACGAGGACCTGGCTATTACCTTCCGGGTCTACGAGCACGTGATTGCCGCGCCGGCTGGGGTGCGGCCGGTGTGA